A window of the Sulfurimonas sp. genome harbors these coding sequences:
- the metH gene encoding methionine synthase — protein sequence MTDTKQYILETIKKRPLIIDGAMGTQLQQREDKIPQEAWEGNEGCNELLNVTCPEVLSEIFHAYLTAGADLITTNTFGSFAWVLDEYGIANRAYELTRAGAELVKKECEKFSTPEHPRFCLGSVGPGTKLPSFGHITYDEMYEGYTVFCEALIDGGVDIFLLETCQDPLQIKAALHACEAANTNKNTNIPIMVSTTIELSGTMLIGTDAQTIATILEPFNILSLGFNCGTGPEQVLKHVKTLSEVWHKPISVHANAGLPQNRGGYTYYPMGPDEFAANQEKFLEFDGVSFLGGCCGTTPQHIRALVDRVSNKTPKKPTGSHPTSVASLFHSTPLMQEPAPLLMGERSNATGSKAFRELLLAEDYEGTLSVAQQQVRAGAHVIDVNVGFAGRDETKDMTAVMGMYNQKIQLPLMPDSTQVKGLETALKNIGGKPIINSVNLEDGEEKFDEVCHLAKKFGTSLVCLTIDEVGMAKSVEHKLQVADRIIDLATNRHGLKKEDLIFDVLTFTLGSGDEEYLDAGINTIEAIRHLREKHPEVGAVLGLSNISFGLDKDARPYLNSMFLHHCVEAGLTSVIINVKHIIPINKISQEDQDVCNNLIFNKTDNALFEFIEHFSKKEAIDTDALDEEYLAMSDEEKIAKLLMDGDKERMIPLVEEVRHSIAPEIIVNEILIDAMKVVGELFGNGEMQLPFVLQSAETMKATVDYLNPYLPKVEKEVDTTLALGTVKGDVHDVGKNLVDIILTNNGFKVNNLGIKVELEDFIQATKDGHISAFGMSGLLVKSTQVMKENLEALKEQGIDIPILLGGAALTRNFIDEFCRPFYDGPIFYCKDAFDGVTAMSRIEAGNFDTNLHPEVEKEDIKEKKEVLIPPFSELKMPSRDIKVPTPPFWGRREIKLSEAQLEMAFEWINHKILFKSRWGYSSKGMSKEAYEKQLDEVVWPAYEKLKKQFLEEKLFEPTILYGYWPCRSDDNTLLIFDESEGYNSEAEVNKEHLEHVMGRAIKEFTFPRQRKQPHRALSDFFHSDRHDVVAMTCVSAGAKLSEIEKVIYDDGKYTEYYQFHGLGVELAEALAEIAHKQIRLDLGISEGEGPTLADVQMNKYQGSRYSFGYAACPDLELNRPLFDLLKPEEFGIELSETFQIHPEQSTSALVVYHPNATYYNV from the coding sequence ATGACAGATACAAAACAATATATTTTAGAAACTATAAAAAAGCGGCCGCTTATAATTGACGGTGCTATGGGTACACAGCTTCAACAGCGCGAAGATAAGATTCCACAAGAAGCTTGGGAAGGCAATGAAGGTTGTAACGAACTTTTAAACGTTACATGCCCTGAGGTTTTAAGTGAAATCTTTCATGCTTATTTAACAGCTGGAGCTGACTTAATAACGACAAACACATTCGGATCATTTGCATGGGTTTTAGATGAGTACGGTATAGCTAATCGTGCTTATGAACTGACTCGTGCCGGAGCTGAACTTGTTAAAAAAGAATGTGAAAAGTTTAGTACGCCTGAGCATCCACGTTTTTGTTTAGGTTCTGTCGGACCTGGTACAAAACTACCCTCTTTTGGGCACATAACTTATGATGAGATGTATGAGGGTTATACTGTTTTTTGTGAAGCCTTAATAGACGGTGGAGTTGATATATTTTTACTTGAAACTTGCCAGGATCCGCTTCAGATAAAAGCAGCACTTCACGCATGTGAAGCTGCTAACACTAACAAAAACACTAACATTCCAATTATGGTAAGTACTACGATCGAGCTTAGCGGTACTATGCTTATCGGTACTGATGCACAAACAATAGCTACCATATTAGAGCCTTTTAATATTTTAAGTCTTGGTTTTAACTGTGGTACAGGACCAGAACAGGTACTAAAGCATGTAAAAACTCTAAGTGAAGTGTGGCATAAACCTATAAGTGTTCATGCAAATGCAGGTCTTCCTCAAAACCGCGGCGGTTATACTTACTATCCAATGGGTCCAGATGAGTTTGCAGCAAACCAAGAGAAATTTTTAGAATTTGACGGTGTAAGTTTTTTAGGTGGATGTTGCGGTACTACACCTCAACATATACGTGCTCTTGTTGATAGAGTATCAAATAAAACACCAAAAAAGCCAACTGGAAGTCATCCAACCTCTGTTGCTTCATTATTTCATTCAACTCCTCTTATGCAGGAACCTGCTCCACTTTTAATGGGTGAGAGAAGTAATGCTACGGGTTCAAAAGCATTCCGCGAGCTTCTTTTAGCAGAGGACTACGAAGGTACGTTAAGTGTAGCACAACAACAAGTTCGTGCAGGTGCTCATGTAATAGATGTAAATGTCGGTTTTGCAGGGCGTGATGAGACTAAAGATATGACAGCTGTAATGGGTATGTATAACCAAAAGATTCAACTTCCTCTTATGCCTGACTCTACTCAGGTTAAAGGGCTTGAGACTGCACTTAAAAATATAGGCGGTAAGCCAATAATCAATTCAGTAAACCTTGAAGATGGTGAAGAGAAGTTTGATGAAGTATGTCACTTAGCTAAAAAATTCGGAACAAGCCTTGTTTGTTTAACTATTGATGAAGTAGGTATGGCAAAATCAGTTGAACATAAACTTCAAGTAGCTGATCGAATAATTGATCTTGCAACTAATAGGCATGGACTTAAAAAAGAAGACCTAATATTTGACGTACTTACATTCACACTCGGAAGCGGTGATGAAGAGTATTTGGATGCTGGTATAAATACAATAGAAGCCATACGTCATCTAAGAGAAAAACATCCTGAAGTTGGAGCGGTACTTGGTCTATCAAATATCTCTTTCGGGCTTGATAAAGATGCGAGACCATATCTTAATTCAATGTTCTTACACCATTGTGTTGAAGCTGGACTTACAAGTGTTATTATAAACGTAAAACATATAATACCTATAAACAAAATAAGCCAAGAGGATCAGGATGTTTGTAACAACCTGATCTTCAACAAAACAGACAATGCCCTATTTGAGTTTATAGAACACTTCTCTAAAAAAGAGGCAATAGATACAGATGCTCTAGATGAAGAGTATCTGGCTATGAGCGATGAAGAAAAAATTGCCAAACTTTTAATGGATGGTGATAAAGAGAGAATGATACCTCTTGTTGAAGAGGTTCGCCACTCTATAGCACCTGAGATAATCGTAAATGAGATCCTGATAGATGCTATGAAGGTTGTAGGTGAGCTTTTTGGAAACGGTGAGATGCAACTGCCTTTTGTACTTCAATCTGCCGAGACTATGAAAGCAACAGTTGACTATCTAAACCCGTATCTGCCAAAGGTTGAAAAAGAAGTTGATACTACACTAGCTCTTGGAACTGTTAAAGGTGATGTCCATGATGTTGGTAAAAACCTTGTAGATATCATCCTTACAAACAATGGTTTCAAAGTAAATAACTTAGGGATTAAAGTTGAACTTGAAGATTTTATTCAAGCTACAAAAGATGGGCATATTTCAGCATTTGGTATGAGCGGGCTTTTAGTAAAATCAACTCAGGTTATGAAAGAAAATCTTGAAGCTCTAAAAGAACAGGGAATTGATATACCAATCCTTTTAGGTGGAGCTGCGCTAACAAGAAATTTTATAGATGAGTTTTGCCGCCCCTTTTATGATGGTCCGATCTTTTATTGTAAAGATGCGTTTGATGGTGTAACTGCAATGAGCCGTATAGAAGCAGGGAACTTTGATACAAACTTGCATCCTGAAGTGGAAAAAGAGGATATTAAAGAGAAAAAAGAGGTTCTTATTCCGCCTTTTAGTGAACTTAAAATGCCAAGTCGCGATATAAAAGTCCCTACACCTCCTTTTTGGGGCAGACGCGAGATCAAACTAAGTGAAGCTCAGCTTGAAATGGCATTTGAGTGGATCAACCATAAAATTCTTTTTAAATCACGCTGGGGCTATAGCTCTAAGGGGATGAGTAAAGAGGCATATGAAAAACAATTGGATGAAGTTGTATGGCCTGCATATGAAAAGCTAAAAAAACAGTTTTTGGAAGAGAAACTGTTTGAACCGACTATTCTTTATGGTTACTGGCCTTGTAGAAGCGATGACAACACGCTTTTAATCTTTGATGAGAGCGAGGGTTATAATTCAGAAGCGGAAGTAAACAAAGAGCATCTTGAGCATGTAATGGGCAGGGCTATAAAAGAGTTTACTTTTCCAAGACAGAGAAAACAACCACACCGCGCACTGAGTGACTTTTTCCACTCTGACAGACACGATGTTGTTGCTATGACTTGTGTAAGTGCAGGGGCAAAACTTAGCGAGATTGAAAAAGTGATTTACGACGATGGTAAATATACTGAGTACTATCAGTTCCACGGTCTTGGAGTAGAACTTGCAGAAGCACTTGCAGAAATAGCACACAAACAGATCAGACTTGACCTAGGAATCTCAGAAGGTGAGGGTCCGACTCTGGCAGACGTTCAGATGAACAAATATCAGGGAAGCCGTTACAGCTTTGGTTATGCAGCATGTCCGGATCTGGAACTTAACCGTCCGCTGTTTGATCTGTTAAAACCAGAAGAGTTTGGAATTGAACTTAGCGAGACTTTCCAAATCCATCCTGAGCAGTCTACAAGTGCATTAGTTGTTTATCATCCTAATGCTACTTATTACAATGTATAG
- a CDS encoding HAD family hydrolase — MKKYILFDNDGVLIETEMWYFEASKRALKEFFNLELTFDRYMDIMAKGQRAWVIAEEIGISEDEIIIAREKRDEYYQEYIKTKEIAIEGVIETLKSLSKNYKMGIVTTSRRVDFELAHADRGIVDFMEFVLCVEDYPNSKPHPDPYLKGMEIFRAIKDECIIIEDSKRGLSSAVNAGIECVIVHNEFTKTHDFSDATHRVKKISELPELLDSIHCNK; from the coding sequence ATGAAAAAATATATCTTATTTGATAATGACGGTGTTTTAATAGAAACTGAGATGTGGTACTTTGAGGCAAGTAAACGTGCGCTAAAAGAGTTCTTTAACCTAGAACTTACCTTTGATCGTTACATGGATATTATGGCAAAGGGGCAAAGGGCTTGGGTTATTGCTGAAGAGATAGGTATTAGTGAAGATGAGATCATAATTGCTAGAGAGAAAAGGGACGAGTACTATCAAGAGTATATCAAAACAAAAGAGATAGCAATTGAAGGTGTGATAGAAACACTGAAGAGTTTAAGTAAAAACTACAAGATGGGTATAGTGACCACTTCAAGACGTGTAGATTTTGAGCTTGCCCATGCTGATCGTGGTATAGTTGATTTTATGGAGTTTGTTTTATGTGTTGAAGATTATCCAAACTCTAAACCACATCCTGATCCATATTTAAAAGGGATGGAGATTTTTAGGGCAATTAAGGATGAATGCATCATAATAGAAGACTCAAAACGTGGACTAAGTTCAGCTGTTAATGCAGGGATAGAGTGTGTAATAGTTCATAATGAGTTTACTAAAACACACGACTTTTCAGATGCTACCCATAGAGTAAAAAAGATTTCAGAACTTCCTGAACTTTTAGACTCTATACATTGTAATAAGTAG
- a CDS encoding secondary thiamine-phosphate synthase enzyme YjbQ, with product MAIFQKTIKILPRARGFHLITREIEDALLSFPDITKGILNIFLKHTSASLTINENADPTVRDDMEEYFTDMIDEKPYYMHTYEGEDDMPAHIKSSILGNSLTIPITNGEMNLGTWQGIYLGEHRDNGGSRTIVLTMQY from the coding sequence ATGGCTATATTTCAAAAAACGATTAAAATTTTACCACGAGCAAGAGGTTTTCATCTTATAACTAGAGAGATAGAAGATGCATTACTTTCTTTTCCGGACATTACAAAAGGTATTTTAAATATTTTTTTAAAACACACTTCCGCTTCACTAACAATAAATGAAAATGCAGATCCCACAGTTAGAGACGATATGGAAGAGTATTTTACTGATATGATTGATGAAAAACCGTATTATATGCATACTTATGAAGGTGAAGATGATATGCCTGCTCATATAAAAAGCTCAATTCTCGGAAACTCTTTAACCATACCTATAACAAACGGTGAGATGAATCTGGGGACATGGCAGGGAATCTACTTAGGCGAGCATAGGGATAATGGAGGGAGTCGAACTATAGTTTTGACTATGCAGTACTAG